The following are encoded in a window of Carya illinoinensis cultivar Pawnee chromosome 15, C.illinoinensisPawnee_v1, whole genome shotgun sequence genomic DNA:
- the LOC122297700 gene encoding uncharacterized protein LOC122297700, whose amino-acid sequence MATSGRKRGRETNQSSREACAQPLRPILVEREVALDDFRDIAWEGRSIHSIITNRGWAPICQQRGIAYPEMVGEFYRAMGQIEVDAECFTFVVRGVRITFSPRVIADFLGIQRVIGAYPASTMAATPVASTAQSLPTPNVGTNSLDDSEDEDPVDDGLTNDEVRQLLLDPSTPLYDSSKVIRQADCTAFFRMLNLIVSTNIDPRKHKTDFGIERARLMLRIARGKPIDLPLYFFIRIRSESRYSSVGSLPFALMISNLLLRLGVTVQGAERRMPQIGPLNKITFSKSQSHLLKIQAVQDSGMSSDPACRTSASVERQPARANLDQVRFLFNELKQHMKNEFFEPIMEKLKEMDGRISSLQEDFDLISK is encoded by the coding sequence ATGGCGACCAGCGGAAGAAAACGTGGGAGAGAGACCAACCAAAGTAGCAGAGAAGCTTGTGCTCAGCCATTGAGGCCAATATTAGTCGAGCGGGAGGTCGCTCTAGATGACTTCCGTGATATTGCGTGGGAGGGACGGAGCATACACTCCATCATCACTAACCGGGGATGGGCACCGATTTGTCAGCAGAGGGGTATTGCATATCCAGAGATGGTGGGagagttttaccgtgccatgggtcAGATAGAAGTTGATGCAGAGTGCTTCACCTTTGTTGTTCGGGGAGTGAGAATTACGTTCTCCCCTAGAGTTATTGCTGATTTTCTTGGGATTCAACGTGTGATTGGCGCATATCCTGCATCGACTATGGCAGCTACACCGGTTGCATCGACTGCACAATCACTGCCTACACCGAATGTAGGGACAAATTCCCTCGATGATAGTGAGGATGAGGATCCAgttgatgatggtctcacaaaCGATGAGGTTCGTCAGTTGTTGCTAGACCCTTCGACTCCTCTATATGATAGCAGCAAGGTAATCAGACAGGCAGACTGTACAGCATTCTTTAGAATGCTAAATTTGATTGTTTCAACAAACATTGATCCGAGgaaacacaagactgatttcggcATTGAGCGAGCTCGATTGATGTTGCGGATAGCACGTGGAAAGCCAATTGACCTGCCATTATATTTCTTCATCCGCATTCGATCTGAGTCACGTTATTCGAGTgtaggtagtctaccatttgcattGATGATCTCTAATCTCTTACTCCGATTAGGTGTTACCGTGCAAGGGGCTGAGCGAAGGATGCCACAGATAGGGCCtcttaacaagatcacattcagcaagAGTCAGAGTCACTTGCTGAAGATTCAAGCAGTACAAGATAGTGGCATGTCGAGTGATCCAGCTTGTAGAACTAGTGCCAGTGTAGAGAGACAGCCTGCTAGGGCTAATTTGGATCAGGTACGATTTTTGTTCAATGAGCTAAAACAACATATGAAAAATGAGTTCTTTGAGCCCATcatggagaagcttaaggagATGGATGGACGCATAAGTTCCTTGCAGGAGGATTTTGATCTAATTAGCAAATAG